A portion of the Bacillus thuringiensis genome contains these proteins:
- a CDS encoding VC0807 family protein, whose product MNQNKKAILDLVFYLVIPFLIWKFAKPYIDPYYAMLLSSVPGIIYTLYTFKKEKQFNVTGFFILITLISNTTVDLLSGSAERMLWNDAYYHIVLGIIVICTIFIKKPLMLYFAADIAALQGHDRDKSRELYRDSRIYPALQYLTLFFGLQFILKSFLKIYFISVFGVDGYGEMRAIMTAVGWGISICIGIGFVWVNNKIHAVTEEQESVQ is encoded by the coding sequence ATGAATCAAAATAAAAAAGCTATATTAGATCTTGTCTTTTATCTCGTAATCCCATTCCTTATTTGGAAATTTGCAAAACCTTATATCGATCCTTATTACGCGATGTTACTTTCCTCTGTTCCGGGGATTATTTATACACTGTATACCTTTAAAAAAGAAAAACAGTTTAACGTGACAGGGTTCTTTATTTTAATTACACTCATTTCTAATACAACGGTAGATCTATTATCTGGGTCAGCTGAACGAATGTTATGGAACGATGCATATTATCACATCGTACTCGGTATTATCGTCATATGTACAATTTTTATAAAAAAACCACTTATGTTATATTTCGCAGCAGATATTGCCGCACTTCAAGGCCATGACCGCGATAAAAGTCGTGAGCTTTATCGTGATAGTCGTATATATCCAGCACTGCAATATTTAACGTTATTTTTCGGGCTACAATTTATATTAAAAAGCTTTTTAAAAATTTATTTCATCTCTGTTTTTGGTGTAGATGGCTACGGTGAAATGAGAGCGATTATGACCGCTGTCGGCTGGGGCATTTCTATTTGTATCGGAATAGGGTTCGTATGGGTGAACAATAAAATACATGCCGTTACGGAAGAACAAGAATCCGTGCAGTAA
- a CDS encoding YqzE family protein, protein MSTNDYVRFVTQQFVSYMDAPKEDRKQKKEQRRAEKEPFMNKWFGVMPLSAALFYRNVKSKRKKSS, encoded by the coding sequence ATTATGTTCGCTTTGTGACGCAGCAGTTTGTGTCGTATATGGATGCTCCAAAAGAAGATCGAAAACAAAAGAAAGAACAACGCCGTGCTGAAAAAGAGCCATTTATGAATAAGTGGTTTGGTGTTATGCCGCTGAGTGCTGCTTTGTTTTACCGAAATGTAAAAAGTAAAAGAAAAAAATCAAGTTAA